CCGTCACTGCctacaaatatttggatatcGGAGTCAGTGTGGGACTTGAACCTTTTGTGGAGATGATTCTTGGTGACAACAAAGGCAATCAGATACCGCTGTCACGTGACGTATGGATAATAATGATCGAGAAACGCATGGATATTGAGCGACTCCTGCAGTCAACCACTGTTACATCGCTGTGGATTGATAATCTTCTTATAGAACTCGTCAAATTACATAACGGGAGTgtcgtaaaatttacattaaataacaaagcCTTGTATATGAAACCTTTGACCGtgcaatttttactaaatcttgAAGATGTCATCAATAATGTATACTTTAAATTGTCGCGGGATATGTTTGtagtgaaagaaaaatataatcgatttGTAAACTGCTTGCagcgaaataatattaataataagtgcGATGCTGTAAAGCTATTAgatgaaatatgtgtaaaaacttcGCTCGTAGACTGCGAACTAATGGTTTATGCAtcagacaatattgtatatgatgctttgaataataaataaatatgtatttctataaacgttttagaattatttttttctatcaattatcctaacttaaaaaactattttaattaataaaacggaGAAGAGGAAATATAAACGGGGGtaatggaaatataaaaa
The genomic region above belongs to Monomorium pharaonis isolate MP-MQ-018 unplaced genomic scaffold, ASM1337386v2 scaffold_453, whole genome shotgun sequence and contains:
- the LOC118648466 gene encoding uncharacterized protein LOC118648466, with amino-acid sequence MNYYVPIQQNDGCDKSTLSQPRYTPRILGRRFALTVTAYKYLDIGVSVGLEPFVEMILGDNKGNQIPLSRDVWIIMIEKRMDIERLLQSTTVTSLWIDNLLIELVKLHNGSVVKFTLNNKALYMKPLTVQFLLNLEDVINNVYFKLSRDMFVVKEKYNRFVNCLQRNNINNKCDAVKLLDEICVKTSLVDCELMVYASDNIVYDALNNK